In one window of Desulforhabdus amnigena DNA:
- a CDS encoding HAD family hydrolase, protein MDKKQPNKLGCIVFDFDGTLAELRLDFGEMKSRLGRLGRAYLDLEPAVPAVPALEWLEILVARVQKVDAAAALEFQDRAQRLIVDMEMEAARNGALFPFTRNLLEGLKEKKIKVAIITRNCEKAVRLVFPDLGSYCMGLLAREHVPRVKPDPDHLFRALQHVAAPPQTALMVGDHPLDIETGKRAGILTAGVWSGRASQQDLIQSGAHWTAQNCRELILALECERLL, encoded by the coding sequence ATGGACAAAAAACAACCAAACAAATTAGGATGCATTGTATTCGATTTTGATGGAACCCTTGCAGAACTTCGCCTGGACTTCGGAGAAATGAAGAGCCGGCTGGGGCGCCTCGGGCGGGCTTACCTGGATCTCGAACCGGCCGTTCCCGCCGTCCCCGCTCTGGAATGGCTGGAAATACTCGTCGCTCGTGTGCAAAAGGTCGATGCCGCAGCAGCACTCGAATTTCAAGACAGGGCTCAGAGACTCATCGTGGACATGGAAATGGAAGCTGCCCGCAACGGGGCATTGTTTCCTTTCACACGGAATCTCCTCGAGGGGCTCAAAGAGAAAAAAATTAAAGTCGCGATCATTACCAGAAACTGTGAAAAAGCTGTACGCCTGGTTTTTCCTGATTTAGGCAGCTACTGCATGGGTCTTCTGGCCCGGGAACATGTTCCACGAGTCAAGCCCGATCCCGATCACCTCTTTCGCGCGCTGCAGCATGTGGCGGCTCCTCCTCAAACGGCTCTCATGGTGGGTGATCATCCTCTGGATATTGAGACGGGAAAGCGTGCAGGAATCCTCACCGCCGGTGTATGGAGCGGCAGGGCGTCTCAGCAGGACCTCATACAAAGCGGAGCTCACTGGACCGCACAAAACTGCCGGGAATTGATTCTGGCCCTGGAATGTGAGAGACTGCTCTAA
- a CDS encoding ferredoxin, whose translation MAHRVPILDLGRCVGCEACLELCPEVFKISESGYIEVEDLDSYPEDCIQEAINCCPTDCISWQESQ comes from the coding sequence ATGGCTCATAGAGTACCCATTTTGGATTTGGGCCGTTGTGTGGGGTGTGAAGCCTGTTTGGAATTGTGCCCTGAAGTTTTCAAGATTTCGGAATCGGGGTACATCGAGGTGGAGGATCTCGACTCCTATCCGGAGGATTGTATACAGGAAGCGATCAACTGCTGCCCGACAGATTGTATCTCTTGGCAAGAGTCCCAATGA
- the cobA gene encoding uroporphyrinogen-III C-methyltransferase, producing the protein MGKGKVYLVGAGPGDPGLLTLRAKELLEQAEVVIYDYLANVEFLKYAPPEAERIYVGKKGGDHTLSQWEINDLLVKKGRDNIVVRLKGGDPFVFGRGGEEAQVLVTAGIPFEVVPGITAAIAVPAYAGIPLSHRDHTASMAFVTGHEREDAEDSKIEWEKLAMGVGTLVFFMGVKNLPQICRNLIENGRAPDTPVAVIRWGTTPDQKTVTGTLETIVEAVRQAGLKPPAITVVGGVVQLRNELNWFENRPLFGRRIVVTRAREQASDFKSILSKLGAHCIEFPTIEIQPPFSWEPLDNAISRLSTYDWAIFTSVNGVKFFMERLWAAGHDVRELKGVRLATIGPKTSEALEKFGLRPDLVPTEYRAESVLEGLAGEDLAGKRFLMPRALVARDILPRTLCEKGAQVDVVPAYQTVLPEHRSEEILDRLRRSEIHCVTFTSSSTVANFFSLFQREEILPLLRKTAVACIGPITAQTAEEHGLATDIMPSEYTIEGLVQSIRSYFESKGKP; encoded by the coding sequence GTGGGAAAAGGAAAAGTATATCTTGTGGGAGCGGGCCCTGGAGATCCGGGGCTTCTGACCTTGAGGGCAAAGGAACTTCTGGAGCAGGCCGAGGTCGTGATTTATGATTACCTGGCCAATGTGGAATTCCTCAAGTATGCTCCCCCTGAAGCTGAAAGAATTTACGTGGGCAAAAAGGGAGGCGACCACACCCTGAGCCAGTGGGAAATAAACGATCTCCTGGTGAAGAAAGGGCGTGACAACATAGTGGTGCGCCTCAAGGGAGGAGACCCCTTTGTATTTGGACGCGGTGGAGAGGAAGCACAGGTGCTGGTGACGGCGGGCATTCCCTTCGAGGTGGTGCCGGGAATCACCGCAGCCATCGCTGTGCCGGCCTATGCAGGCATTCCCTTGTCGCATCGCGACCACACGGCAAGCATGGCCTTTGTGACCGGGCACGAACGCGAAGACGCAGAAGACTCCAAGATTGAGTGGGAGAAACTAGCCATGGGAGTCGGTACTCTGGTCTTTTTCATGGGCGTCAAAAACCTTCCCCAAATCTGCAGGAATCTCATAGAGAATGGCCGGGCTCCCGATACTCCCGTTGCAGTGATTCGATGGGGAACCACTCCTGATCAGAAGACAGTGACGGGAACCCTGGAAACCATCGTGGAGGCCGTTCGGCAGGCAGGATTGAAGCCTCCCGCCATTACCGTCGTCGGCGGAGTCGTTCAATTGCGCAACGAATTGAACTGGTTTGAGAATCGTCCGCTCTTTGGCCGCCGCATTGTGGTGACACGGGCGCGTGAACAGGCCAGCGACTTCAAGTCCATCCTGAGTAAACTGGGAGCTCATTGCATCGAATTTCCCACGATAGAGATTCAGCCGCCCTTCTCCTGGGAGCCCCTCGATAATGCAATCTCCAGGCTTTCTACTTACGATTGGGCGATTTTTACCAGTGTGAACGGAGTCAAATTTTTCATGGAACGCCTTTGGGCCGCTGGGCACGATGTGCGGGAACTCAAAGGGGTCCGGTTGGCGACCATCGGCCCCAAGACTTCAGAAGCTTTGGAAAAATTCGGGCTGCGTCCCGATCTCGTGCCCACGGAATACCGAGCGGAGTCCGTTCTGGAAGGGCTTGCAGGGGAAGATTTGGCGGGAAAGCGCTTTCTGATGCCAAGAGCCCTGGTGGCTCGAGACATTCTACCCCGTACGCTTTGTGAAAAAGGCGCCCAGGTGGATGTCGTCCCGGCCTACCAGACGGTTTTGCCGGAACACCGCAGTGAAGAGATACTCGATCGTTTACGCCGTAGCGAGATTCACTGTGTCACTTTCACTTCCTCCTCGACAGTCGCCAATTTTTTCAGCCTTTTCCAAAGGGAAGAGATCCTTCCCCTCTTGCGAAAGACCGCTGTTGCCTGCATCGGTCCGATTACAGCACAGACTGCCGAAGAGCATGGACTTGCAACCGATATCATGCCATCCGAATACACCATCGAAGGGTTGGTGCAGTCCATCCGTTCATATTTTGAAAGTAAGGGCAAGCCCTAA
- a CDS encoding aminotransferase class IV, producing the protein MSDSICSLSFDEVVDRLLKLKEPYQANYLAMYSSWYGGIVTDPALMMVPIDDHLVHRGDGIFEAFKCVNRKVYALARHLDRMERSLQGPQLSLPVSRETLEKTILAAIRAANVSDCLVRLFVSRGPGGFSTSPYECPASQLYVVVTTLQMPRPEKYENGVTLMTSRIPTKSGYFANIKSCNYLPNVLMKKEAEDAGVDFTVSVDAHGALGEGSTENVGIVTKNREFLVPRFDRILRGTTVSRLLELANPLVASGDLTRIAETDITPQQAYDAAEIMMFGTTFDVLPVVRYDGHVIGDGRPGPVFRRLLALIQEDMLHCDEMLTPVEE; encoded by the coding sequence ATGTCGGATTCAATTTGCAGTTTGAGCTTTGACGAAGTGGTAGACCGGCTTCTCAAATTGAAAGAACCTTATCAGGCGAATTACCTGGCCATGTATTCCAGCTGGTACGGGGGCATCGTCACAGACCCTGCCCTCATGATGGTACCCATTGACGACCATCTGGTGCATCGGGGGGATGGCATTTTCGAGGCCTTCAAGTGTGTGAACCGGAAGGTGTATGCTCTGGCAAGACACCTCGACAGGATGGAACGCTCTCTTCAGGGTCCCCAACTCTCTCTGCCTGTAAGCCGTGAGACCCTTGAGAAAACGATTCTTGCGGCCATTCGCGCAGCCAATGTTTCCGATTGCCTCGTGAGGCTTTTCGTTTCCCGTGGTCCCGGAGGATTTTCCACGAGTCCCTATGAATGTCCGGCAAGCCAGCTCTATGTAGTGGTCACTACCCTGCAAATGCCCAGGCCGGAAAAATACGAAAACGGTGTCACGCTCATGACGAGCCGCATTCCAACCAAGTCGGGTTATTTTGCCAACATAAAAAGTTGCAACTACCTCCCCAATGTCCTCATGAAAAAAGAAGCCGAAGATGCGGGTGTAGACTTTACGGTTTCCGTGGATGCCCATGGAGCACTGGGGGAGGGTTCCACGGAAAATGTCGGAATCGTGACGAAAAACCGGGAATTCCTCGTGCCCAGATTCGACCGTATACTGAGGGGCACCACTGTTTCCCGTCTCCTCGAATTGGCAAACCCTCTGGTGGCTTCCGGTGATTTGACCCGCATTGCGGAAACGGATATAACCCCTCAGCAGGCCTACGATGCTGCGGAAATTATGATGTTCGGGACAACATTCGATGTCCTCCCCGTGGTCCGATATGACGGGCATGTGATCGGCGATGGCCGGCCCGGTCCCGTTTTCCGCAGGCTCCTGGCGCTCATTCAAGAGGATATGCTGCATTGTGATGAAATGTTGACTCCGGTGGAAGAATAG
- a CDS encoding ferredoxin, protein MAYQPEVDAEKCVGCGECVDVCPVDVYELQDGKSVPVNAEECLGCESCVEVCEQGAITITEI, encoded by the coding sequence ATGGCATACCAACCGGAAGTAGATGCTGAGAAATGCGTGGGTTGCGGTGAATGTGTAGATGTTTGTCCCGTGGACGTCTACGAACTCCAAGACGGGAAATCAGTACCGGTCAATGCGGAAGAATGTCTCGGCTGTGAAAGCTGCGTCGAGGTGTGCGAACAGGGAGCCATCACAATCACTGAAATATAA
- a CDS encoding ZIP family metal transporter, with the protein MENTFLTAFAASSLAALVTSAGIYVIRHFERWGRENSIYFVCFAAGVLISVSFLHIIPKAFSMNANAPVYLFAGYISLHLFNRFINAFVCEKSSDEQYAIGLVPMVGIGLHSFIDGFIYSITFTVSIFTGFLAATGMVLHEFPEGIITYLLLVRAGFKERVSLLLAFLAAALTTPLGMLVSYPYISQISKPFLGALLAFSAGALVYVGATHLLPQAEREHKKYSLLALGAGVLVAFIIILSKT; encoded by the coding sequence ATGGAAAACACGTTTTTGACGGCATTTGCAGCCAGCTCTCTTGCTGCGTTGGTCACCTCCGCAGGAATCTATGTTATCCGCCATTTTGAGCGATGGGGACGCGAAAACAGCATCTATTTTGTCTGTTTCGCCGCCGGTGTTTTGATTTCAGTCTCGTTCCTGCATATTATCCCAAAAGCCTTTTCCATGAATGCCAATGCTCCGGTTTACCTGTTCGCCGGCTATATCAGCCTCCATCTGTTCAATCGCTTTATCAATGCCTTTGTGTGTGAAAAGAGTTCCGATGAGCAGTACGCGATAGGACTCGTCCCCATGGTCGGTATCGGCCTTCATTCATTTATAGACGGATTCATCTATTCCATCACCTTCACAGTCAGCATATTTACCGGGTTCCTGGCGGCTACGGGGATGGTTCTTCATGAATTTCCAGAGGGGATTATCACCTACCTGCTGCTCGTTCGAGCCGGTTTCAAAGAGAGGGTGTCGCTGCTCCTTGCGTTTCTGGCCGCCGCCCTGACCACACCCCTGGGCATGCTGGTTTCGTACCCATATATCAGTCAAATCAGTAAGCCGTTCCTCGGTGCGCTTCTGGCCTTTTCCGCCGGTGCACTGGTCTATGTGGGTGCTACACACCTTCTACCGCAAGCTGAAAGGGAGCATAAGAAATACAGCCTGCTCGCCCTGGGCGCCGGGGTTTTGGTTGCGTTCATCATTATTCTTTCAAAGACATAG
- a CDS encoding TIGR01777 family oxidoreductase, producing MKIFMTGGTGFVGGYLTRKLAQEGHEITVLSRSRRKAHEGVSHISFTRGDPKVPGPWQEILAAHDVVINLAGTSIFSPWTKKTRQSILESRVLSTRNVVDALSGNGKDKVLLSGSAVGYYGGRLDDEVLIESSPPGRDFLSEVAIQWEREAQRAESFGVRVVICRFGIVLGKKGGALSKMIPPFNLYFGSPLGSGKQWFPWIHEEDLSRIMEFLIENKNIYGVVNCMSPHPVRNRELVKALADALGKPAFLPSIPGFMLKMIMGDFANVILKGQRAIPQKLMDAGFEFKYPLLKDTLKDLLGR from the coding sequence ATGAAAATCTTCATGACCGGCGGAACAGGGTTTGTCGGCGGTTACCTTACGAGAAAGCTCGCTCAAGAGGGACACGAAATTACAGTGCTTTCGCGCTCTCGCCGAAAGGCTCATGAAGGTGTCTCGCATATTTCGTTCACCAGAGGCGATCCCAAGGTGCCGGGTCCCTGGCAAGAAATTCTTGCAGCGCATGACGTGGTCATCAATCTTGCGGGAACATCGATCTTCAGCCCCTGGACGAAAAAAACACGCCAGTCCATTTTGGAGAGCCGCGTTTTGAGCACACGAAACGTGGTGGATGCACTTTCCGGAAACGGGAAGGATAAGGTGCTCCTGAGCGGATCGGCCGTGGGGTATTACGGGGGGAGACTCGACGACGAGGTGCTGATTGAGAGCAGCCCTCCCGGCAGGGACTTTCTCTCCGAGGTGGCGATCCAGTGGGAAAGGGAAGCGCAGCGAGCCGAAAGCTTCGGGGTTCGAGTGGTGATATGCAGGTTCGGAATCGTCCTGGGCAAGAAGGGAGGAGCACTCAGTAAAATGATCCCCCCTTTCAACCTTTACTTTGGCAGTCCTCTTGGAAGCGGAAAACAGTGGTTTCCCTGGATTCACGAGGAAGATCTCAGCCGTATCATGGAATTTCTAATTGAAAACAAAAACATATACGGCGTAGTGAATTGCATGTCCCCCCATCCCGTCAGGAACAGGGAACTGGTCAAAGCTCTTGCTGACGCTCTCGGTAAACCGGCATTTTTGCCATCTATTCCGGGCTTTATGCTGAAAATGATAATGGGGGATTTCGCTAATGTTATTTTGAAAGGCCAGAGAGCGATTCCTCAAAAGCTGATGGATGCAGGATTCGAGTTCAAGTATCCGCTGCTGAAGGATACGTTGAAGGATCTTTTGGGCCGGTAG
- the hemC gene encoding hydroxymethylbilane synthase, which yields MTNKILRIGTRGSLLALKQSTMVKGILEGLWPGLQVELQVIKTMGDKILDVPLAKVGGKGLFVKEIEDALLAGQVDLAVHSIKDVPAVLPEGLEIGAIPKREDPRDVLVTRNGLGLDAVPLNARVGTSSLRRSAQLKSLRPDLDIQNLRGNLDTRLRKLHEGQYEAILLAAAGLHRMGWKDRISAYLQEEIFVPAIGQGAIGIELRSSDAEVLKVLAPMHDPDTAVAVQAERSLLNELEGGCQVPIGGHAVVNGSEVTLTGLVASLDGREMFRVTRTAPRSGAEALGRNVAQELLGQGARRILEDVYRNSEK from the coding sequence TTGACGAATAAAATCCTTCGAATTGGAACCCGGGGCAGTTTGCTTGCCTTGAAGCAGAGCACAATGGTGAAGGGGATTCTGGAGGGACTCTGGCCCGGCCTTCAAGTGGAACTCCAGGTCATCAAGACCATGGGCGATAAGATTCTCGATGTGCCCTTGGCCAAAGTGGGAGGCAAGGGGCTTTTCGTCAAAGAGATCGAGGATGCCCTTTTGGCCGGGCAGGTGGATCTGGCGGTGCACAGCATCAAGGATGTTCCGGCCGTGTTGCCGGAGGGCCTTGAAATCGGAGCCATCCCCAAGCGGGAAGACCCGCGGGATGTTCTTGTGACCCGCAACGGTCTGGGATTGGATGCTGTGCCCTTGAATGCACGGGTTGGGACAAGCAGTCTCAGGCGGTCGGCTCAATTGAAAAGCCTTCGCCCCGACTTGGACATTCAGAACCTGCGGGGAAATCTCGATACCCGTTTGCGGAAGTTGCACGAAGGGCAATATGAAGCCATTTTGCTCGCTGCCGCCGGACTTCACCGCATGGGATGGAAAGACCGCATATCCGCCTATCTTCAAGAGGAGATCTTTGTGCCCGCGATCGGCCAGGGCGCCATCGGCATTGAACTCCGCAGCAGCGATGCAGAAGTTCTGAAGGTGCTCGCTCCCATGCACGACCCGGATACTGCGGTTGCAGTCCAGGCGGAAAGGAGTCTCCTGAACGAACTGGAAGGTGGATGCCAGGTTCCCATCGGGGGGCACGCCGTTGTAAACGGAAGTGAAGTGACTTTGACGGGGCTCGTGGCTTCACTGGATGGACGGGAAATGTTCCGGGTCACCCGAACGGCGCCGCGCAGTGGAGCCGAGGCTCTGGGACGAAATGTGGCCCAGGAGCTCTTGGGCCAGGGGGCCCGTCGCATTTTGGAAGATGTCTATCGAAATTCAGAAAAATAA
- a CDS encoding MBL fold metallo-hydrolase, giving the protein MRLEILTAESLGTRGLCCRVETYGRVIVIDPGVALGAWRYRLPPHPVQIAVGRAARKRIVEALERATDVVFSHYHGDHVPLTEANPYQLSFLQLPPRFTALRAWSKSPEGQTQKSQTRACDLMNLLGGQWRIAEGLEEGPLIFSRAVPHGVGGPALGEVMMTRVELGGCVFVHGSDIQFLDKATVDVILGWTPDIVLAAGPPLYQRRLNAIQRAYAWSNALRLAKKVGTLILDHHLLRSVQGMHWLQTLSQAAGKRIYCAADFMGRPRRLLEAERQELYATMPVRTGWHEDYTRGLARMEDFPPVEPGTGPTPDRRCPDR; this is encoded by the coding sequence ATGAGGCTTGAAATCCTCACCGCCGAATCCCTGGGAACAAGGGGGCTTTGCTGCCGGGTTGAAACATACGGACGGGTGATCGTGATCGATCCTGGGGTAGCTTTGGGGGCCTGGCGCTATCGCCTGCCCCCCCACCCGGTGCAGATTGCAGTGGGCAGAGCTGCCCGCAAACGCATCGTTGAAGCTCTGGAGAGGGCTACCGACGTGGTGTTCAGCCACTACCACGGAGACCATGTGCCCCTGACCGAGGCCAACCCGTATCAACTCTCCTTTTTGCAACTGCCGCCCCGCTTTACGGCGTTGCGCGCCTGGAGCAAATCCCCTGAGGGCCAGACCCAAAAGAGCCAAACCCGCGCCTGCGACCTGATGAACCTCCTGGGGGGCCAATGGCGGATCGCGGAGGGCCTGGAGGAGGGTCCCTTAATCTTCTCTCGGGCTGTGCCGCATGGAGTCGGTGGTCCGGCCTTGGGGGAAGTAATGATGACGCGGGTTGAACTGGGTGGGTGCGTCTTCGTGCACGGCTCCGATATTCAATTCCTGGACAAGGCCACAGTAGACGTCATCCTCGGATGGACACCGGACATCGTTCTGGCCGCAGGCCCTCCACTCTATCAGCGCCGGCTCAATGCAATTCAACGCGCCTATGCCTGGAGTAACGCCCTACGCCTGGCAAAAAAGGTGGGGACCCTCATCCTGGACCATCACCTCCTGCGCTCAGTGCAGGGTATGCACTGGCTGCAGACCCTTTCCCAGGCAGCGGGAAAGAGGATCTACTGCGCCGCCGACTTCATGGGTCGTCCCAGGCGGCTCCTGGAGGCTGAAAGGCAAGAACTCTACGCGACCATGCCGGTGCGGACAGGCTGGCATGAAGACTACACTCGTGGTCTGGCGCGGATGGAAGATTTTCCACCCGTAGAGCCGGGAACAGGGCCGACGCCCGACAGGAGATGCCCTGATCGATGA
- a CDS encoding MlaA family lipoprotein: protein MNATRNLVAASVVFLLLTIFMTFGNVQRSWSQDTPYQNLSKMGTATEEEEPFEEEHITTSDPLEPINRAFFTFNDKFYFWFLKPVGTVYGKVVPEGLRIGIKNAYRNVQFPVRVVNNTLQGKFKGAGIELSRFVINSALGFGGMIDIADRHFDLQPYEEDSGQTLGFYGMKPMLYINWPFLGPSTVRDTIGEVSDGFLNPLFYLSPNFYVSGGVKGGTIMNNASLRIGEYEDFKASALDPYVSMRDAYLNYRAREIKR from the coding sequence ATGAATGCGACTCGAAATCTTGTGGCAGCTTCTGTAGTTTTCCTGCTTCTAACGATTTTCATGACATTTGGAAACGTCCAAAGGAGCTGGAGCCAGGACACTCCATATCAAAACCTTTCCAAAATGGGAACCGCCACAGAAGAAGAGGAACCCTTTGAAGAGGAACACATCACTACTTCCGACCCTCTGGAGCCCATAAACCGGGCATTTTTCACATTCAACGATAAGTTCTATTTCTGGTTCTTAAAACCGGTAGGGACGGTTTATGGAAAAGTCGTTCCCGAGGGCCTTCGAATCGGCATCAAGAATGCCTATAGGAATGTTCAGTTCCCGGTGAGAGTGGTAAACAATACACTTCAGGGCAAATTCAAGGGAGCGGGAATAGAATTGAGCCGTTTCGTCATCAACTCCGCACTCGGTTTCGGCGGCATGATCGACATAGCCGACCGGCACTTCGATCTGCAACCTTACGAAGAGGATTCGGGACAGACATTGGGATTCTATGGAATGAAGCCGATGCTATACATCAACTGGCCTTTCCTTGGGCCCTCCACGGTACGGGACACCATTGGAGAGGTCAGCGATGGGTTTCTCAACCCGTTATTTTATCTGTCGCCGAATTTCTATGTAAGTGGAGGTGTCAAGGGGGGAACGATTATGAACAATGCTTCGCTCAGAATCGGAGAATACGAAGATTTCAAGGCCTCCGCGCTGGATCCGTATGTCTCCATGCGGGATGCCTATCTCAATTACAGGGCGAGAGAAATCAAACGGTAA
- a CDS encoding D-sedoheptulose-7-phosphate isomerase — protein sequence MRERYRMMAEQGFRESIEVKEALRREETGTILDMAEMIVQAFRGNHRLFLFGNGGSAADAQHLAAEFVNRFQMDRPPLPAIALTVDSSVLTSIGNDFHFEDIFIKQLRALAQAGDVALGISTSGKSPNVVKALRWSCEHGLRTVGWVGAAGGEMDAYCDILLRAPSRVTARVQECHITVGHILCALVDEMLFGNLEQNE from the coding sequence CTGCGTGAACGCTACCGCATGATGGCCGAACAGGGTTTTCGCGAGAGCATCGAAGTGAAGGAGGCTCTCCGTCGTGAAGAGACCGGCACCATTCTGGATATGGCCGAGATGATCGTCCAGGCCTTTCGGGGAAATCACCGGTTGTTTCTTTTCGGGAATGGAGGGAGTGCGGCGGATGCTCAGCATCTGGCGGCCGAGTTTGTGAATCGCTTTCAAATGGATCGTCCCCCTTTGCCGGCCATCGCTTTAACGGTGGACTCGTCCGTGCTCACCAGCATCGGCAACGACTTCCATTTCGAGGATATTTTCATCAAGCAATTGAGGGCACTGGCTCAAGCGGGCGACGTGGCCCTCGGAATCAGCACCAGCGGAAAATCTCCCAATGTCGTCAAGGCGCTGCGATGGTCTTGTGAACACGGTCTTCGCACCGTGGGCTGGGTGGGAGCGGCAGGCGGGGAAATGGATGCGTATTGCGATATTCTCCTGCGCGCCCCTTCACGGGTGACGGCGCGTGTTCAGGAGTGCCACATCACGGTGGGGCATATTTTATGTGCCCTTGTGGATGAAATGCTTTTCGGAAACCTGGAGCAGAACGAATGA
- a CDS encoding DVU0298 family protein, with product MSEEKVKGAGLRRRVGSLLQSDDFDDRLSELSQFPERQVINPLFSFIYSPDELIKGRAVTAMGRVMARMADQDMESARNIMRRFIWNLNDESGCSGWGSAEAMGEIMAAHERLAEEYYRILISYIAEDGNPLENDMLERGVLWGIGRLAQVRPHLLRNAVPHLLPYLKSLDPVQRGFAVWALGFLKNPETRDHIEPLLNDLTEITIFVDGKVERCRLCDLAAQALDRIG from the coding sequence TTGAGCGAAGAGAAAGTGAAAGGTGCAGGTCTCAGGCGTCGAGTCGGTTCATTGCTTCAATCGGATGATTTTGACGACCGATTGTCGGAGTTGTCGCAATTCCCCGAGCGCCAGGTGATCAATCCCTTATTTTCTTTTATCTACAGCCCCGACGAACTGATCAAGGGAAGAGCCGTGACCGCCATGGGAAGGGTCATGGCCCGCATGGCGGATCAGGATATGGAATCCGCCCGCAATATCATGCGGCGCTTCATCTGGAATCTCAACGACGAGAGCGGTTGTTCCGGTTGGGGTTCCGCCGAGGCCATGGGAGAAATCATGGCGGCCCATGAAAGGCTGGCAGAGGAATACTACCGCATTCTGATATCCTATATTGCCGAAGACGGCAATCCCTTGGAAAACGATATGCTGGAGCGCGGGGTGCTCTGGGGGATCGGGCGTTTGGCTCAGGTGAGACCCCATTTGCTGAGGAATGCCGTCCCTCATCTTCTCCCATATCTCAAATCACTGGATCCGGTTCAACGGGGTTTTGCCGTATGGGCTCTTGGATTTCTGAAAAACCCCGAAACCCGGGATCATATCGAACCCCTGTTGAACGATCTGACCGAAATCACTATTTTTGTTGATGGAAAGGTCGAACGGTGCCGCTTATGCGACCTGGCTGCGCAGGCCCTCGATAGAATAGGCTGA
- a CDS encoding FmdB family zinc ribbon protein: MPIYEYECNGCKEKFEILVFRSDETVTCPKCDSRDIHRVLSVCGFKSGGDKGAASSRVGSTSASSCAGCTSGNCSSCH; this comes from the coding sequence ATGCCCATCTACGAATACGAGTGCAATGGCTGTAAGGAAAAATTCGAGATTCTGGTTTTCAGAAGCGATGAGACCGTAACTTGTCCCAAGTGCGATTCCCGGGATATCCATAGGGTCCTTTCCGTCTGCGGGTTCAAGAGCGGCGGGGACAAGGGTGCCGCGAGCAGCCGTGTGGGATCAACCTCTGCTTCATCCTGTGCCGGCTGTACCAGTGGCAATTGCAGTTCCTGCCATTGA
- a CDS encoding PAC2 family protein codes for MEIHTIVDPIRIRRAVLGFSGWPDAGKTIQQTFSELNKVLPCRAAAEWDLDGFWHTESSRPLISVRHGQIKSMDWPTYRFSLCNSPDAEPILVGMGPEPTIHWRPFARKFIRTLKGWGCEEIILLGSVYDEVFHDEILLTGIVNDSQGYNQVQALGCRQIEYTGPGAIHAVLMEYASKSQMRALSIWSHFPSYLNAPHELLIARLLHAIGTILDVEFKTDHLSQIWERRQKEIEELIENELELRQAMETQKEPGFFQPPVQPSAKVIEIDEFLRRRRERRADKE; via the coding sequence ATGGAAATTCATACCATTGTCGACCCAATCCGCATCCGGCGCGCTGTCCTGGGCTTTTCAGGGTGGCCTGACGCAGGAAAGACGATTCAGCAGACTTTTTCCGAGCTAAACAAGGTTCTACCCTGCAGGGCCGCTGCGGAATGGGATCTGGACGGCTTCTGGCACACGGAATCTTCACGCCCTCTCATTTCAGTTCGCCATGGGCAGATCAAAAGCATGGACTGGCCGACCTACCGTTTTTCCCTCTGCAACTCACCGGACGCCGAACCCATACTCGTGGGAATGGGACCTGAACCGACCATCCATTGGCGGCCTTTCGCACGAAAATTCATACGAACGCTCAAGGGATGGGGGTGTGAGGAGATCATTCTTCTCGGCAGTGTCTATGACGAAGTTTTTCACGATGAGATCCTTCTGACCGGCATCGTCAACGATTCACAAGGCTACAATCAGGTACAGGCCCTGGGATGCAGGCAGATCGAATATACGGGACCTGGAGCCATCCATGCGGTTCTCATGGAATACGCATCAAAATCACAAATGCGGGCTCTCAGCATCTGGTCTCATTTTCCCTCGTATTTGAATGCTCCTCACGAACTCCTCATCGCCCGCCTTCTGCACGCCATTGGAACCATCCTGGACGTAGAATTCAAAACGGACCACTTGTCTCAGATTTGGGAAAGACGACAGAAGGAAATCGAAGAACTCATTGAAAACGAACTGGAATTGCGTCAGGCCATGGAGACGCAGAAGGAACCTGGGTTCTTTCAGCCTCCTGTCCAGCCTTCCGCAAAAGTCATCGAGATCGATGAATTCTTAAGAAGGCGCAGGGAAAGAAGAGCTGACAAGGAATAG